AAAAGATTGTCACTTTAGAATTTAATCCTTTTCGGTTCGTTTTCTTTTTAAAGAAAAAAGGGCTAAACCCTTTTCTGTTTGTTTCTTGTTAATGTTTTCTACTTATTGTGATAGAAAAGTATCTTAACTTGAACAACCAACAAATGAGGATAATGATATGCTTGATCTTGCTTTCGGGCTCACAGAAACTTAAACTCTCTCTCTCTTTTCTCTAGAACCACAAAGAAAAAAACAAGTTTCATCTGTTTTTACTCAAACTAAGTATCTATCACATGTACCTAGAATATAAGAGCATCATTATCCCAAAGACCTCTTTAGAGTCTTTTAATTATTTTTTAATACTTTTTAAGTAGTAAATGTAAGTTAAGAGACTTAGTTAAGAGATTTCAACATTTATGTGCTCCAATGCAAATCTCCTAATTAAGAGTTCTTAAAAAAAAATGTAGAAAGTGTTTTTGATTATTGGATGATCCAAGAAAAAACGGTAGGTGCATATTACAAAACCTGTATTTAAGCATCTTAAGCTCTCCGTGATGTGTAGTTGCCATGGTGAGCAGAGAACCGCTCTTTGCAAATGACTCGAGTATTTCCATCCCTAATGCAGCTCCTTCAAGCGGATTAGTTCATGCTCCAACCTGTCAGATAGCACCAATCCAACAGTTTACACCAGATAACTTACTTCATCTAACAACACAAGTGATCTGCTTGTTGAATGCGAGATAATCTCCTGCAAGTTAACCAGTAAGAAAAACACTGAGACATCTGTTGACCTGTGACAGAGACAGAGAAACAGACTTACACTAATTTGCTTCAAATGACCGGAGAAGGTAGAAAGAGACTGCAGCAAGGACTGTTCATCGCCAATATCAGCATAAATGTTGTCAAACCTCCGCATATACACCTTCCCTTACTTTATTTAGCACATTGAAATCAACATATTCAGCATCATAATGTATTCAATGTGTACATGAAGCTGCCAAAGACTTAGAAGCCAAGTCATTGTAAGACCAGAGCTTGATGGTCTGCGTTTGTCCATCCCTTGAGCCACAAGGAACTTTTGCGGTTGATGGATTTGTTCCAAAACCTCATTATTTTTAAGCTACCATACAATGGAACATTGGAGTCTTGGAGATGATTAATGTTTCTTTGAGATTTTTGATGGTTGTTTTCTGAGAAAAACAGTGTTATAACATATCTTTAGTTCTAATATTCTAGGTAGATGAAACAACACATATTCTTGTGTTTATAAAAAAAAGAAAGAAAAAGACACATGACACGAATGACCTTATAGAAACTACTTTAAAAGAGATAATGAAAACATTTCACCAGTGCACCTAGAAACGCAGATCGCCGTGCATATCATACGGGTCATCATAAACATCATACGGGTCGTAGTCAGAATTGTCACTGGCACCTTCGAAGTCACGATAACAACTAACATTTGGCATGAAGCCATCTTCAGATGCTCTCATCGTATTGAAAACCAACACTTCTTCATATGGGTAATCATGAGTAGAATCATTAGGTCGTCTCAAAACTTTGACCCTTTCGGAACACCGCTTCTCCAGATCTCCGACAATGTTAACGTTGAAACACTGACGTAAATCAAGATGTTCCAGGTTAAGACAATGATCAATAATGGCGTTTAAACCAGCATCTGTTAATTTGTTTCCGAAAAGCTGGAGGTTGTGAAGTCCAGGCATTGTTTCAGCGATAGCTAGAGCATCATCGTCGCCCTCGTTCGCGGTACGAATGTCACCCACGCAGTTTAGCTTAAATGTCTTCAGATTAGGACAAGACTGGCCTACAACTCTGAGAGAATCTCCGGACAGTGTGCTGAACGAGACATCGAGTTCTTCAAGCAATGGAAGCTTCATAAGTGCTTCGGTAAGTCCGTTGTTTGTTATTTGAGAGCACAGTGCAAGTGTAAGGCTTCTCAGGCTACTTGAACTGAAAAGAATTGCGTGTTATTGATAAACAAAAAAGACTGAAGCCAAGTAAGATACTAAGAACGCTAAAAACGCAAAGCATATTCACAAAAGAACTTAGCAGCACCAGCTAGACCTCATGAGAGAGAGACAGAGACTTAACCTATCAGCTATGTAGTTGAGGAGAGAATCAGTACAAAAATACCAAATTTCAATCTCAATCAAGCCACCCTGGCTACGATCCACTACGTGACGGCACATGATCTCGCGGTCGTACCACAAGTTTCCAAGGTTATGCATGACAATCTTCCGCCACATAGAAGGGTCTTTACAGACGTGACGCCAAGACGTACACACTTTCTGAGCGTTTTCCAATATCTCAACCAGGCTGAGCCTTTGCAGGATGGATGACGTTAGTTCAGACGGAAGCTCCGCCCAGTTTTTATATTCTCCGTCTTTTATTACCGGAGTCAAAGACGGAGAAGACAGAACCAAGGAAGAGGAAGAGGCCATTTTCTGTGATGGTCACATTGTCTCTCATGTCCATTTAATAGAGGGAGTGGAAGTAGTTTCAAGTTTCAAGACTCGCACCATTACTCAGTTGAACAACGGCCACACTCAAAGCTGTCTTGAAGTCCATTAGATAAGAGAGTAAAGTTGTTTCAACTTTCAAGATTTCTGTATCAAACACTCAATGACCAACGGCCATGCATATTCTCTGATGGTAAAAATGGTCTCAAGTCCATTAATTAAATATAAGGAACGGTTTTCAACTTTAAAGTCCATCGTTCGTCTCCATGGTTCATTGACCATTTGGTCCTTCATGGTATTGCATATCTACAACTTTAGCTTACTAACATTAGACCATTTCCAATAGAATAGGAGTATTATTTTTTCTCTATAATTTACACTATAAAATAGAGTAATCCTATTATAGAGTAACTTTTGGTTCAATGGTTTACTCTATAAATACAGAGGAATGTAATATTTTTATTCTATATTTAGAATGGAAAAGTGACATTCATCTATATTTCACTCTGTAATAGAGTAACTATATTACACATGTTCGTTTCATGACCACTGACGCTAGACGCAGCGGCAATAAATTAACTTTTCATTACGGCAACGCAACACCGTTGAAGGTTCAGCCCTAACTTATTTTCAAGTCGCAGCGCCAATTAAAGCTGAGCGAAAGAGACGCTGAAATTAATGGTGTCACAGTGTTTCACTTTTTTGTGTCTCTTTAGTCCATCAGCGGCGATTTCAATTTTGGATTCTATTATTTTTTGTCTTCGTCGCCTTACCTTTTAGTGCCGCTGACGCTGCGTCTAGTGGTTATGAAACGAATAGAGGTATCTTATTATATAAAGTTTGGTTCTTCAATTAATATGATCGCGACATGTGTCAATTAATTTGTTAAGATTGTGATATGTGTTAATCTATCTCATAATTAAAAATATATATACAAAGAAATTAACAGAAATGAATTTCATTAAAAAGTGATTACAAATATTTTTTAATAGTAATTCTCTTTTTTTTAAATCCTAATCAAAAGATAATTGCAAAAGATTCTTTGATAGTAATTTTCTTTCTAATATTGTGACTTGTGTTTAAGTATAAAATGATTAAAAATATATATAATAAGATAATAAAACAAAATTTTAAAAAACTACTTTTTCTCTCTAGGAAAAAGAAGCCACCGTTAGATTTTGCAAGACTTATCTGGCGGTTTGCGCTCCTCGCCACCGCTGGAATGGTCTCTCTCGTCTTCATCTTCATTCTCATTTATGTGTGTGGGTTGCAGAGATCAGATCTTTTTATGGTTTTCTGGTGAATTTGCGGTTGTGTTTTTAGATCTGTGGGTTGATAGTGGTTGAAGCTGTTTTGTCGTTCTGATGGTGCCTTTTGTCTCTCAGTTCCATTCTCATCTGAATCGGGAGATGGTCTCGTGGTTTGTACCTTCGTCATGGATGAAGTGGTGATCATGAATTATGTGACTGGTGAAGCAAGTCCGATGCAAACAAGTTGAGTCTCCTCTGATCTCTATCATAGCCTCCTGTCTACATGCCGTTTGTATTCTAATCTTTCATGGTTTCGTTGTCTTTTAGCAATGATGGGCTTTGTGCTCTGCTGGTGTTTGGTTGTATATTACTGGCGTTGAAGATTTTTTATATTGGTCTTGGTGGCAACGGTTCAGTCATAGTGTTGACTGTTGTTAATCGCAAGGTCTTGACTGAGTTTCTCCGGCTCTAGTCCAACAGTTTGGAGCATGGCTCATGTTTACTTAAATTGTGGGAAGTCGGAAGGTGGACTTCAATGGCTTCTAATCTTATCAAAATGGAAGCAAATGGTTCTTATAGAGATGATTTCAACTTCAGTTATGACCGTAAACGCAAGTCTTCTCAGATTTCTATGATGGTTTTTGGGCTCGGAAGCAGCCTCAAACCAAGGCATGATAGTGCTGTGTTTCTACGCTCTGCTGGTTCTTGGTTGGGAGCAATCTTTGTTTTCGTCTTCCTTGTAGTGAGGTTATGGTATGGTATCTAATGATACTACTTTCTAACCTTCAATCTTTATGATTTTCCAATTCTTTTTTCTAGAGTTGGTTTCTTGGTATATTTCTTCGTGTGTGGAGAACATCTTTCTCATTATGTAACTCTTTCATTTGATAAACAAACCCAGCGTTAAAAAAAAAACACTACTTTTAAAAATTATTTAATAGTAATTTCTTTAGAAATTTTCCTTATTCAAAATCCGAAAAAAAAATAGTTTTGAAAACAATTTATTTAAAATAATTTTACTTTTCTAAAATTTTAATGAAAATATAATTATAAAAATGTCAGTTATATATTTAAAAATGTAATGTGTGTTAAACTATCCCATAATCAAAAATATATACTAAAATAATAAAATTGATTTTTCTTAAAAATAATTATGAATATGATTTAGTAGTCGTATATAATAAGATTTTGTGTTAAAAAAAAATATAAACCAAAATTAACTTCAAACATTTCACCTAATATTATGGTGACATGTGTCAGTTAAAAAATTACATTGTGAATGTGTCAATCTGCCATTATGTGAAAATAACTTCTTTTTTTCTTAAAATCCTAAATAAAAGAGATTTCTAAAAAAAAAAAAATTTCTAATCTTAACCAATCAATATGAATCTGTGAATGTTTTGCTGTAAAAAAAAAAACAATTGATATTTTTTTCTTTTTAAAAAAAATCATGATCAGAGAGAATTGTAAAATTTTATATAATAGTAATTTGTACTTAAACAAATAATGATAAACAAGATAGTAAAACTTATTTAATCAAAAAGATTTTTTTAAAAAATATTAGTGATATTGAAAAAACGAATTTTTAAAATGGAAACTTTTAAAATAGTTAATATTAACTGGAAATAATTATTTGATAGAAATTTATTTATCTAAATCCTAGAAAAAAATATAATTGTAAAAGATTATGTAATATTAATTTCCTTTTCTAAAATCCTAAAAAATTGCAAAATAATATTTGATAGTTATTTTCCATTTTTATAAAAAAATCCTACACAAAAAAAAAATTGTATCATATTCTAAGTTCTAACCTAAAGAGAATTTTAAAATTTATTTGATTATATTTTTAAGAGAGTAGATGATGAACAAGATACTAAAAATTATTTACCTAACAAAAGAAATACAATTAGTATTGATACAAATTGTAAAAATAGTAATTTTATTTTTTTTATTAATAACTAAAAATAATTATATGATAATTTTTTTAAAAAATTCTACAGAGAAGATAATTATAATAGGTTATATGACAGTAATTTTCATTTTCTAAAATCTTAAATAGAATTGTCAAATAGCATCTAGTATTATTATTATTATTATTATTATTTACTTGTAAATAAAAAGGAGATTTATAAAATAGAATGTTTTCTTTAAAAAAAAATCCTAAAAAAATAAAATTTTAAAGACTTATTTAATAAAATATTAAATTAATACATAATAACATGTATAATATTGTCATTGACTCGATTGGTGTATTTAACTTTTTTTTTTACTTTTCAGTCAATTTCTTATTTCGGATTGTGTTCAGTTTAAACGTTTAGGTATAGTATTTTCTCTAATCCTAAGTACAAAGTTAATAACAATTAATCTATGCACCATGATTATAAATTACAAATATTAACGTAAACTTATATATATGTGTAAAAACGGGTTTTAATTATAAAATAAATCTCAGATAACATATGCAAACAAACAATTATAAAACTATAATAAAATGATTTATTATTTTATGGATTTTATTAAATTAAAACATCAAACAAAACTTGTTGCAACGCAACAGACTCATATCTTGTTATAGAATAAACCATTGGGCCAAAAGTTATTCTATAATGATTATTCTACTTTAGCTTAAATTATAAATGAAAAAATAGTCTCCCATTAGAGATGCCCTTGCGTTAAGGGTTACAAGAAAATACGCAAGGGGTTGGCGGGCAAGTTATTAACGTTAAATTCAGGATAACGTAATTATGTTTCACACAGGCCGTACGTGGAAAAAGTCAGATATCAAATAGTTGTATGCATAAAATGATACGGAATATTATTGTAATAGAGACGAAATACTATGGCTAGTCATAGAGACGAATACTATGGCTTTACTGACTTTAATGGGTGTGAACGCTTTCCAATGTTACATGATTTTGCCCTTTGATATGACTCTTGTTTCTTGGTAACAAAGTAACGTCAACAATTCATGGATTTTGAATTTGATATTGCAGGTGAGATTCAACGTTTACTTCCTTTTGGCATCCCCTAGCAACGAACCACAGCTTATGTTGGTAGTTTTATTGTTGATGCTACTTTTTGTTTATCTACCAGCTACATCATATCGAACATATTGTATTGACTAATTTATTTATATATTTTCATGTGTTATTATCTGATGAAGAAGATAATCTTTAATTTTATGAGAATAATCTATTATCTTTTTTTTTAAACACCAATGAATTATATCTCTATATTATTATCTGAGAAGTCAATTTTCTATATATTGCTTTCACCTTGATTTTTAAAATGATTAATTACAATGATAATCTTAATGAATTAAAAATTATTATAATGACATTATTAACATATTTATTTAACTTTTTCTTTGCTAATATTTGTTTCCAAATCACCTTATTTTGAAAAGGAAATATCTTTCATATAAACATATAACTTTTTATAAATATAATAAAAACGAATTTAAAATTATACAAATCGAAAATAAATATAATAGAAAAGGAAATACCTTAAATTAAAAATAAATATATATTAAATTTTTATATTTAAAGTATGAAATTTAATTAAAACGAATTTCTCTTATATAAATAAAAAGGAATAGAAGATAAAAAAAATAACGACTAAAAATATTATATATGATTTCCGTTAATAACAACTATTTTTATTTATTTTTTTTAATTAAATTTAAATAAAATTTTAACTAAATTTTCCTTTTTGCACTAAATAAATTTCTAGCTTAAATTTCATTTTTTACAATAGTAAAAATACAATTAAATATTTACAAAATGTAAAAAGATAGATTATATATAAAAAAGTGATTTTTCTTTTTATTTTTCCAAAAACATATACAAAAAGAAATATCTATAAATTTTTTAAATATAGGCATATATTTTATTGAAATACATATATAAAATCATACATAAATATATTTATCAACCTAAGGAAAAACTAAACAAAGTATAATTAACAATATTATTATTATTTTAATCTAATTATAACCAAAAAATTATGATATAACCCAATACACTAAAATATAAATAGCAAAACCAATCAAAATATGAACAATCAAAACAACAAATTATTATGAATTATCTATTATATATAAATTTATATAAGTTCAATAATTTTAAAAATATTAGAAAATGTGTTTATTAATGCATATCTGATTTAATATTTATTGTTTTCAAAATTTGAAAACAACATATATCAAACTATACAAATTTTACAAAATATAGTTACAAATATAAGATGCAAATCAACATAATTTATCCAAATCTGAATAATCTCATATCTATCTCTAGAATAGTTAAGTTTTGGATTTTTAACGTTAAAACCTCTCAACTAAGTTTGTTTTGGGGAAAACTCCATAAACTAAGTTTTTAACGAAAAAAACCAAACTAATTTTATTTAATGAATTAAATCTTTGCTTGTCATAATTACAATTACAACCGGTAAATATTTAGTTTAGGTTTTCCTATATAAACATAGTTGAGAGGTTTTACCATTAAAATAAAAAAAAAATCCAAAATAATTATCTAAAAATTAGTAACTTAAAATTTTAAAATTAACATTTTTAAAAATTTCTATAAATATATGAGTCTGATTTTTTTTTTAAATCAACATTATATATGTATAAATTAAAAATGTAAGAACCCATAAAATATAAAAAATATTATCTAAAAATTTACCTATAATAAAAATTATCTAAAAGTTAACAGTGTAAAAAACAAGAAAATATAATAAACATTATATCTTATCTAATAAAAATTTCATAGTAAATCTTTGGAGATTTTTTATTATATTTTCTGGTTTTTTACTTTTTTAATTTATATATATATAATGTTGATGTTAAAAACAAATCAAAACTCATATACTTACAGAAATTTTTAAAAATGCTAATATTGAAAATTTAAGTTACTAATTTTTAGATAATGTTATTAAATTTTGTATTTTGTATTTTTTTTTATTTTTTAAACTTTTAATGGTAAAACCTCTCAACTATGTTTATTTAATGTAGAAATTCATAAACTAAAAATTTACCGGTAGTAAGACCGGTGATGGTTTAATTCATTAAATAAAGTTAGTTTGAATGTTTATTTGTTAAATATTTAATTTAGAGGTTTTTATCCAAAACAAACTTAGTTGAGGGTTTTAATTTTAACCTTAAGTTTTCCTTTTTCAGAATTTGATTCCCAAAATATGTAATTAATGATCTAAAACGTGAAACGGCGTTGTAAAGACCCAGGTAAAAAAAAGAGAGGCACTTGTAAAACCTCTCTCCCTTATAAATACCCCACAAACGCAAAACCTCTCGTTCTCTTGTGCCTCTCTCGCTGCAACTTTCTATTTTCGCAGCCCTAAACTCGTTTGTCTCTCGAGAATCTCTTTACTCCTTCAATCAACAATGGAATTCTGGGGTAAGATCGTCTTATCTCGGCGTCTATTAACTCATACTTGTGCTTTCTATTCGTCTTTTAGCTTTTGTCTTGAAGCTTATCTTCGGTCGTAACCTGTTGAACCATGTGTCATTACTTAGTTGTTTATCTATGTTCGGCTCTTAGCTTGTCCTTTTGAAGTGTATGTTCGGTTATAACCTGTTGAACAGTGTGTCCATGTTGTGTTTGTTAAGATGTTTATGTAATGTTGGGCGTCCACATTAGCTCATAGTCTCTCTTAGCTTAGTCCTTATAAAGTTTCATGTCCTGGTTATAATTAACCTTAATTTGTTTAGATGTTCTGTTGGTAACAAGTAGTGTTTGATATGTGCAAACGGGCTCATGTTGATTTAATTATTGGATATGTAAACAGGAGCTGAAGTGAAGGCAGGGAAGCCACTTAAAGTGAAACCTGATGAAGACTGTCTCATCCACCTTTCACAGGTTGCTTTCAAATAGACCTTTGAACGGTTCTGAAAAAGATTCACGATTAGTTTCTTTTCTCACAGTTTCTTAAATATGTGTAGGTATGTATTGATAACGGGAAGAAGGGTGAAACTGCGCTCTTGTACGTGACGGTTGATGGGAAGAAGCTTGTGATTGGAACACTTTGTCAGGGGAATATTCCTCAGATCAGCCTTGATCTGATATTTGACCAGGAGTTTGAGCTCTCACACTCGTTGGAGACAGGAAGTGTCCACTTCATTGGCTACAAATCGCCCAACATCGATGATGAGGAGTGTTACTCTTCTTCTGACTCTTCTTCTTCTGAGGAAGTGGAGGTCCCTGCAACTGACACTGCCAATGGGAATGCTGGAGCTGCTGCTTCGAGTGTTGTCAAGGCTGACTCGGAACCAAAGACCAAGCCTGCTGAAGAAGTGAAGCATGAATCAGACGATGATGATGATCAAGGTTCTGACAGTGGTTGCATTTGTTTTTCTAGTGGATGGATGATTGAGATGATGAGGAAGATGATTCTGGGGGCAAAGAAGAAGTGATACCTTCCCTATTACTCCTCCTTGATTCTAAAAACTGAAAAAAACTGTTAGTGAAACTGAAAAAAACTGTTTGCTGCAGGTTTTGCTCTTTTGATATTTGACTCTTTGTTTTTTGATAATAATGCAAACTAAGTTAATGGCAGGAAATTTAATGATTTAGATTTTTATAATCTCAAGAAACAAATTATCTAACCGGAAACTGGCAACATAAAATTGAAATCTCTTGATGACATGTTTTGATCTCTGACTGATTCCATGAACCCTGAGTTGATACTTTGAAACTTGTCCAAACGAAGGATCCTGTTATTTTACACTTACCAACAGGTCGGATACTCTCAACTATATGTGGGTGTAAATGAACATGGTTTTCTCGCTTCAGGATCAGGCAAAGTGTTGTAATATGTTAGCAGAGACTCGAGTCTATTCTTCTATAGTTTTAAGCTTTGTGTTTCTTTTGAATTTTTGTTGTATTGTATTTGTCTAATAAAATTATTGAAATCTGAGCTTTATTGCTAATGACGAAGATTATGAGAATCATTGTTTAATTGCTCTTTTTTTCTGCCAAATTCAGAATGTGTAAATTTCTTTTAAATAATCTAAAATTTCCAAAACGCAAATTTCCAATTTAACAAGAAACATAAAAACGTCGCCGTATGTGCTAGCCAAAATCCTTAAAGGAGACCAGACTCTCTTCTTCCTCTCTCCCAGGTGGCAGAAACCCTAAACTTCACTTTTTCTCTCAAATCTCTCGTCTTCTCGTACTCCAACAATGGAGTTTTGGGGGGTAAAGACAAACTTCTCTCTATTTCTTATCTCGGCTTGGATCAACCCAAAATGTTTCGTGTTCCTCTGCTATTTTTTTTATTGTCAGTATGAACGATACAGTCTGTTTAGACATGTCTTAGGCTCTGTTGATGCTCGTTTTAGGTCAATCCATTTCAAAACCCAACCAAGCTGTTTGAATCGATTCTGTTTTTGTCTCTTAGCTTGTAGTATTTTGAAGTTTATCATGTGTTGAATGATTTTGATTTTCTCTTTTTTGGAATGTAATAACTAGGAGCTAAAGTTAAGGCCGGCCAGAGTCTGAAAGTGAAGCCTGGTGAAAACTGTCTCATCCACATCTCTCAGGTTAATTTTAATTACTTTTTTTTTTTTATTTTAAATAA
This genomic interval from Brassica oleracea var. oleracea cultivar TO1000 chromosome C2, BOL, whole genome shotgun sequence contains the following:
- the LOC106326487 gene encoding F-box protein SKIP19-like → MASSSSLVLSSPSLTPVIKDGEYKNWAELPSELTSSILQRLSLVEILENAQKVCTSWRHVCKDPSMWRKIVMHNLGNLWYDREIMCRHVVDRSQGGLIEIEIWYFCTDSLLNYIADSSSSLRSLTLALCSQITNNGLTEALMKLPLLEELDVSFSTLSGDSLRVVGQSCPNLKTFKLNCVGDIRTANEGDDDALAIAETMPGLHNLQLFGNKLTDAGLNAIIDHCLNLEHLDLRQCFNVNIVGDLEKRCSERVKVLRRPNDSTHDYPYEEVLVFNTMRASEDGFMPNVSCYRDFEGASDNSDYDPYDVYDDPYDMHGDLRF
- the LOC106326220 gene encoding histone deacetylase HDT2-like yields the protein MEFWGAEVKAGKPLKVKPDEDCLIHLSQVCIDNGKKGETALLYVTVDGKKLVIGTLCQGNIPQISLDLIFDQEFELSHSLETGSVHFIGYKSPNIDDEECYSSSDSSSSEEVEVPATDTANGNAGAAASSVVKADSEPKTKPAEEVKHESDDDDDQGSDSGCICFSSGWMIEMMRKMILGAKKK